One Vicia villosa cultivar HV-30 ecotype Madison, WI linkage group LG5, Vvil1.0, whole genome shotgun sequence genomic window, atttttaatgacatgacacatGTATTGATGACTTGGTAGATTCATATTGACCACTTTTATTTCCATGTTATATtaactattttatattttaaaatataaatacaataatATTAATCATTTGTTATTActtaaaagaagaaaataaatatgattaataatattaatattaaatttatttcacTAATGTtaataataactaaaaatatataattaacatCCAAAAAGACAtgaacaaaactaaaaaaatgtATGAACAAAAATGATTGAAGACAAAGATGGAATTAATTGAAGAAGAAATCAATGTAGGATGAGACAAAAATGATTGAAGACGAAAACTAATGTTGATGGAGAACGGTGAATTTTGGTTAAAATCATGCCATAATGAAGCAAGATGattaaagatgaacatgattttttttgttaggGTTCGGAAGCACGCAATTATGGGAGAACGAAGAACGTCTTTTGAAGGTTTCAGTAGTTTACCATTTTTAATAACTTAAAactattttgattaattatttaagttaccataaatattattaatattaatgaaaCAAAATTTTCgagttattaatattaatattaattaacattaatattcattattaatattaaagaAATATTTGAATTATAAAATGAGATAAAACAATGgagaatttttaattatatttttttatttattattaatattaacgaaataaatttaataatagtaTTATTAATCATATTTATTGTCctctttaaaataataataaatgattaATATGACtgaatttctattttaaaatataaaaataattataaattaattaatatgacGTGGAAATAAAAGTGGTCACGAGGATCTGACAAGACATCAGCACATGTGCCATGTCATACAAAGTTAGACTCGAGTTAAGATGGGGactaaaatccaaaaaaaaaaaattaaaaagggaCCAAAATCCCGGTTTTTAAAATTGGGGGACCAATACTAAAAAAAAGGATAATAAAgagaccaaagttgcaattaagccttacCATTATTTACTTGCTTTACTGCTATTTTTAATTAGGCGGTATTATATCTCTGCTACTTGTAAGGATATGTTGTTTTTCAGTGGACACACTTTTTTCACTTTGCGACTTCTGAGGGGCGAGGGTTTTAATGAGGTTTCTCGATCTATTATTTCTCAAGCATTTGCATtgttgtctctctctctctctatctctctacaTGTGATGTAAAGATATCGAAGAAGACTTATGCTTAAAGCATAGAACGTGTTAGACCCTCAAGAGGGATCATTGCCGCCCTTTAGGAAATCAATGTGTTGGATCCTCAAGAGGGATCATTGTTGCCCTTGAGATGATCAATATGATGAATCCTTAAAAAAGGGATCCCTGTTGCTCTTTAGGCGATCAATACGTTGGATCCTCAAGAGGGATCTTTGTCTCACTTGAGACAATCAATATGTTGGATCCTTAAGAAGGATCATCGTCTCCCTTGAAGCGATCAATATGTTGGATCGTCAAGATGGGTCTTTGCTTCCCTTGAGGCAATCAATATGCTAGATTCCTCAAGAGGGATCCATATCACCCTTGAGGCGATCAATATGTTGGGTCCTCTAGAGGGATCCTTGTTGCCTTTGAGGCGACCAATATGCTGGATCCTCAAGAGGAATTCTTGCCGCTATTGAGGCGATCAATATGTTGGATCCTCAAGAAAGTCCCTTGTCTCCTGTGAGGTGTAACATCCCGTTTTTATTTAgttgttattttattatttatttgttttaataattattatgtgatatgatagtTAATTATTATGTgtttgtgatatatatatatatatatatatatatatatatatatatatatatatatatatatatatatatatatatatatatatatatatatatatatatatatatatatatgtgtgtatgtatgtatgtatgtgtgtgtgtgtgtgtgtgttttgggCTAGTAAGTGTgaaaatgataaaatgatttaTTGGCCCCAATAGTGTGTTAGAACGAGTAAAGGTGGGGCTAATATTTAGTAAGCCTATTTAGAATGTTATATTTGCGAGAGTTTAATAAAACAAGAGAAAATAGTTATGAAGAGaaattagaaagaaaagaggagaaagaagagaaaagagaaagggaGAAGAAGGAGGCAACTCTAGGTTGAAGATTTTGAACAAAGGTAAGGGTGGGTCTTCATATTTTTAAGGGGTATATGATTCTATGCAATGGCTAGTAACATGTTAGGATTTAGGGATTGAAATTATAGGTTTTTAACATGTTAGGTTTTGGGGATTGAAACTCTAGGTTTTTAACATGTTAGGTTTTGTTGAGAATCCATGAAGTTATTGATTGAATGTTGTTTTGATGTTAAAAATTGATGTTATATGATGAATACATGTTAGAATGTTTCCATTTCATGAATTTTGGTTGTTGGGATGGATTTTAGGGTAAAAATCGTGTTGGACAGAATCTGTCCGTAGCAGAATTTTTATGTATCATCGCAAAGGCGTTTAGCGCGGAAGTTTATGAATATCAATTGGTTGAGAATAATATTGTTAAGCATTGTTTGCTATATGTTATTTGTGTTGTGTTAATTTGGTGAGTGTTATGAAGATGTTTCTATGTGAGAATTGATAACATGAATATGTGTATGTTTGTGCAAATGTGAGGTGAATTCATATATGATGAATGGTGGGATATATGCTtgtatgattaagatttggagatgGTTTTAATTGCATATAGTTGTCGATATTTGCATATGCGTTCATTTATCAGGTGAAAAAGAGATGATATTCGTTAGTTTTGTGGGAAACTAGTGACTTGTCTCAACCCTTGGAGACGGGTTTGAAGCATAGAGTACAAACTTATTTTTGGTGGTTATCTGTCTTGGAGATGGACACGGGAAATCCGCTAAGGataacattggtaccacatgcatttgcattgagtCGCATGAAAGTCACATAGGTCGATGTGAATTATGTTAGTGTGTTTATATGTTAATTGTGTAAATGGTACTTTGTTGATAATTGTGATTATATTACTTGATATTTTGAATCCATTGAGTTATGTCGTACGTGTAAACATGTGATGTGTATTTATAAAGTGTTGAATACATGTGTATGTGAAGTGTGTGGAATTCGTTATTGTATGATTTGTAGTTTCTCTAAGATTGGCATGCACTTTGGTAAAACCAACCTAGCAGAAACATGTTGAATAAAATGTCCTAACATACAGATTTCaacatgtcgaacaagatgtTCCAACAAGGCAGGTATGACATCGTGTTTGCAAGTGTATCAGCCATTTTATTAGCTAcgaaatattttggaatattcagTTAGCTTATGTGCCATTGAAGATCGATCCAATCAAAGATATATGTTGGTTTTCACAATGCCTAtaattggagacaatttaggaaaggtTGGATTGAAGACCTACTTTCTCAGAGAACAGGTAGCAGACTTGGTGCAACCTCTTTGCTGCGTTTTTGAAGCCCAACCCAGTCAAtactaattctataaatagactgGCCTAAACCTAGTTTTAATTGGAACTAATGTTTGTATTTTGTTAGGGTTCTATGAATCCTTATTTGGTTGTGTTGTAAGTTCCATAGTTGTCCATTCACAAACCTTTAGGTGTTGAATGTTTGATCTCTGAAGTTGTTAAGCAAGGAGTGTGATTGTAATTCTCATAAGCTGTTAAGTATTGAGAACTGTGTGTTATGAATAGTGTCTTCTACATTTGTTTGAGTGTGTTTTTTGTCACTGGTTGTGACTGAAgagatttgaggagggcctcttACCCATACGAGTCTTAGATAAAATTCATAGGAAGGATAGTGATtaggtgagaagttgtaaacgggagaGTTTAACTTTGAAATGATACTATCGTATATTGATTTCatctctggcttggtagcccccagagtaggtgtgtttgtcaccaaACTGGGTAAACACATTCTTGTGTCTTTTACTTTTCTTGCACTCGTTTTACTCTTGTTTATTGTCTTGCTCCATAGTGTTTAAACAATAGatatttgtgtcgtgacatctcattcgacattaCATATCTGATCCTAGAATTTCAATTGATATCAGAGTAGGCATCCTGCTATGCATCTGGGTGAGATATAGGGAAGTTATTTTCGGGTACAATGGACAAGGTTGGGAGTGTTGTGACAATGGTACCTATTATGAATAGAACCAATTACGAGTGTTGGCAGACTCGCATGGAGGCCTACCTCAAAACCTTGGTTCACGAGGTTTGGAGGAATGTTGTCAAAACATGGGATCCTCCTAGAATTGTAAGTACATATGGCACTGTTACTGAGGTACTTAAGGCTGAAGAAGATTGGGATGATAAGGAGATATCATCAGCTCAAGCAAACTTCAAAGCATTATATGTTATATTCAGGAGGTTCGAAGAGGATGCCTTCATGATGATCAGTCGATCTAAACAAGCCAAATGTTCCTGGGAAATTATAAGGGAGATCTATGAAAAATATTCCCAGACAAGGATGATAAATGTCCAACTTCTTAACGCCAAGTTTGAAAACTTAAGACTGAAGGAAGATGAAAGTCTCCAAAACTTTCACATGAATATTCAACACGTGGTAAGTGAGTTTGAAGACTTGAGAGAGAAGATGTCAGAAGACAAGGTGGTCAAAAAGATACCCAGACCTCTTCCAGAAAGGTTTGATAAGAAACTAGTCTACATTATAAACTCATATCAGCTGAGTACGATGATTGTGGATAATCTTATAACTTTGCTACGAACTGTTGAGAGATTATTCTTATACTCTCTTTATATTTTGGATATGTTGAGATTATGTGATATG contains:
- the LOC131605527 gene encoding uncharacterized protein LOC131605527, yielding MDKVGSVVTMVPIMNRTNYECWQTRMEAYLKTLVHEVWRNVVKTWDPPRIVSTYGTVTEVLKAEEDWDDKEISSAQANFKALYVIFRRFEEDAFMMISRSKQAKCSWEIIREIYEKYSQTRMINVQLLNAKFENLRLKEDESLQNFHMNIQHVVSEFEDLREKMSEDKVVKKIPRPLPERFDKKLVYIINSYQLSTMIVDNLITLLRTVERLFLYSLYILDMLRLCDMWP